A single region of the Hyphomonas adhaerens MHS-3 genome encodes:
- the gpmA gene encoding 2,3-diphosphoglycerate-dependent phosphoglycerate mutase, which yields MPKLALVRHGQSAWNLENRFTGWWDADLTEKGEAEAKKAGQLLKSVDADFRASFTSYQTRAIRTLWLALAEMGRAWMPVEKAWQLNERHYGGLTGLDKAETAAKHGDEQVHVWRRSYDVPPPPLEKGSTWDLSTDPRYKGIDIPDTESLKLTLDRVLPYWDAEIAPVLKSGKDVVIAAHGNSLRALVKHLFSVPDDEITSLEIPTGNPLLIDLDDNLKPVAVRYLDADRARDLPALP from the coding sequence ATGCCGAAGCTAGCTCTCGTCCGCCACGGACAATCCGCCTGGAACCTCGAAAACCGCTTCACCGGATGGTGGGATGCGGACCTGACCGAAAAAGGCGAAGCCGAAGCCAAAAAGGCCGGTCAGCTGCTGAAAAGCGTCGATGCAGATTTCCGCGCCTCCTTCACCAGCTACCAGACGCGCGCCATTCGCACGCTCTGGCTGGCCCTGGCGGAAATGGGCCGCGCCTGGATGCCGGTGGAAAAAGCCTGGCAGCTGAACGAACGCCACTATGGTGGCCTGACCGGCCTCGACAAGGCAGAGACCGCCGCCAAGCATGGCGACGAACAGGTCCATGTCTGGCGCCGCTCCTATGATGTGCCGCCGCCGCCGCTCGAAAAGGGCTCGACCTGGGACCTCTCCACCGATCCGCGCTACAAGGGCATCGACATTCCGGATACGGAAAGCCTGAAACTGACGCTGGACCGTGTGCTGCCCTATTGGGACGCAGAGATCGCCCCGGTGCTGAAATCCGGCAAGGACGTCGTCATCGCCGCGCATGGAAACTCGCTTCGCGCGCTGGTGAAGCACCTGTTCAGCGTGCCAGACGACGAGATCACCTCGCTTGAGATTCCGACCGGCAATCCGCTGCTGATCGATCTCGACGACAATCTGAAGCCGGTCGCTGTGCGCTATCTCGATGCCGACCGCGCACGGGACCTTCCGGCCCTGCCATGA
- a CDS encoding bifunctional diaminohydroxyphosphoribosylaminopyrimidine deaminase/5-amino-6-(5-phosphoribosylamino)uracil reductase RibD, with protein sequence MSKRRDQRMMGRALALARLNHGLTGENPSVGCVILDSHGHIVGEGVTGRGGRPHAEEVALEEAGEAARGGTAYVTLEPCRERSAGGKSCSMKLEEAGIARVVCSVLDPHPVANGGILRLRRAGIRVDIGPGRHAAEGLYRAFFASIN encoded by the coding sequence ATGAGCAAACGGCGCGACCAGCGCATGATGGGGCGAGCGCTTGCGCTCGCCCGGCTCAATCACGGCCTGACGGGCGAGAACCCGTCCGTCGGCTGCGTAATCCTGGATTCGCATGGCCATATCGTCGGTGAAGGAGTGACTGGCCGGGGCGGCCGGCCCCATGCCGAAGAGGTCGCGCTGGAAGAGGCCGGAGAGGCCGCCCGCGGCGGGACCGCCTATGTCACGCTGGAGCCTTGCCGCGAACGCTCCGCTGGCGGCAAGTCCTGCTCCATGAAACTGGAAGAGGCCGGCATCGCCCGCGTCGTCTGCAGTGTGCTGGACCCGCACCCAGTGGCGAATGGCGGCATCCTGCGCCTGCGCCGCGCGGGCATCCGGGTCGATATCGGCCCCGGCCGCCATGCCGCGGAAGGCCTTTACCGGGCCTTTTTCGCCAGCATCAACTAG
- a CDS encoding glycosyltransferase yields the protein MRVMHVMAGAAEGGAENIMLESVLALAEAGLTQHVVTRPDNQFRVQKFREAGIGVDVAPFNNAWPFPTRRVLGDAIKAFKPDVIEYWMGRAGQFAPKEYRNRSIGWYGGYYKLARFANCEWHVGLTIDLLRHIREQGVSDDRSGIIHTYADFEGEDPVDRASLDTPADAPVALSLARLHEKKGLDTLLDATAKVPGLYVWIAGEGPLEAELRAHCKRLNLDDRVRFLGWRNDRGALLAACDVVAFPSRYEPFGTVTVDAWAASRPLVAADAVGPAAYVKDGENGLLIPKNDVDALANALTRVISDKDLAAKLVAGGRKSYETQFNKAAFQRDSKAFYEKIIAHAGPFPG from the coding sequence ATGCGCGTGATGCACGTCATGGCCGGTGCCGCCGAGGGCGGCGCGGAAAATATCATGCTGGAATCGGTCCTGGCGCTGGCGGAAGCCGGCCTGACCCAACATGTGGTGACCCGCCCGGACAATCAGTTCCGGGTACAAAAATTCCGCGAGGCCGGTATCGGCGTCGATGTGGCGCCGTTCAACAATGCCTGGCCATTCCCCACGCGCCGTGTGCTGGGCGATGCGATCAAGGCGTTCAAACCGGACGTCATTGAATACTGGATGGGCCGCGCCGGACAGTTCGCGCCGAAGGAATACCGCAACCGGTCGATCGGCTGGTATGGTGGCTATTACAAGCTCGCCCGCTTCGCGAATTGCGAATGGCATGTCGGCCTGACGATCGACCTCTTGCGCCACATCCGCGAACAGGGCGTCAGTGACGACCGGTCCGGCATCATTCACACCTATGCCGATTTCGAAGGCGAAGACCCCGTCGACCGCGCAAGCCTCGACACGCCAGCGGATGCGCCGGTTGCCCTGTCCCTGGCCCGCCTGCACGAAAAGAAGGGCCTCGACACGCTCCTCGATGCCACCGCGAAAGTGCCTGGCCTGTATGTGTGGATCGCGGGGGAAGGGCCGCTGGAGGCGGAACTGCGCGCGCACTGCAAGCGGCTGAACCTGGATGACCGTGTGCGTTTCCTCGGGTGGCGCAACGATCGCGGCGCGCTGCTGGCGGCCTGCGATGTGGTGGCTTTCCCGTCACGCTATGAGCCATTCGGCACGGTCACCGTCGACGCCTGGGCGGCCTCGCGCCCGCTGGTCGCGGCAGATGCCGTCGGCCCGGCGGCCTATGTGAAGGATGGCGAGAACGGATTGCTGATCCCGAAGAATGATGTGGACGCGCTGGCGAATGCGCTGACCCGCGTGATTTCGGACAAGGACCTTGCGGCGAAACTCGTCGCCGGTGGCCGCAAGTCTTACGAAACGCAGTTCAACAAGGCGGCTTTCCAGCGTGACTCGAAAGCCTTCTACGAAAAGATCATCGCGCACGCCGGCCCGTTTCCGGGCTGA
- a CDS encoding glutathione S-transferase family protein has protein sequence MSAYRLFGAETSPYSLKVRAFLRYKGIAFEWITRSRETETDFRALSRIATVPLLVSPDRPVSQESTRMLFALEAAQPEPSATPEDPALAALSLILEDYGDEWLNKCMFQQRWGNKPDREQAGLRALVQLSGGKRPRAWKKPSVQISERMADRLPLVGASPENQPVLDASWRRFAELLNTHLKAHLFIFGGRPAFADFSLAAQLQQMLLDPTPAEWLKDRAPFVVAWCENMDDPKAGGPFADMPALEPTLAPLFAEEVGKTYLPWAKANAAAARTGAGQFSATLESGAFEQSTQKHAAEAFNAVDRYVSRTLKDSRTLEVFLGETHCLEVFRHAEKMAKSDS, from the coding sequence ATGTCAGCCTATCGCCTCTTCGGCGCCGAAACATCGCCCTACTCGCTGAAAGTGCGGGCCTTCCTGCGTTACAAGGGAATTGCGTTCGAGTGGATCACCCGGTCGCGTGAAACTGAAACCGATTTCCGCGCGCTGTCACGGATCGCGACCGTGCCGCTGCTGGTCTCACCCGACCGGCCGGTGAGCCAGGAATCGACACGCATGCTGTTTGCGCTGGAAGCCGCCCAGCCCGAACCGTCCGCCACGCCCGAAGATCCCGCACTGGCGGCGCTGTCTCTCATCCTTGAGGACTATGGTGACGAGTGGCTGAACAAGTGCATGTTCCAGCAGCGCTGGGGGAACAAGCCGGACCGTGAGCAGGCCGGCCTGCGCGCGCTGGTGCAATTGTCGGGCGGCAAGCGCCCACGCGCCTGGAAGAAACCCTCCGTCCAGATTTCCGAGCGCATGGCGGACCGTCTGCCGCTCGTCGGGGCGTCGCCCGAGAACCAGCCGGTGCTCGACGCCTCCTGGCGCCGCTTTGCGGAATTGCTGAACACGCACCTGAAAGCGCACCTGTTCATCTTCGGCGGCCGTCCGGCCTTCGCCGATTTCAGCCTGGCGGCCCAGCTGCAGCAAATGCTGCTGGATCCGACCCCGGCAGAATGGCTGAAAGACCGGGCTCCCTTTGTCGTGGCCTGGTGCGAAAACATGGACGACCCGAAAGCCGGTGGTCCGTTTGCGGACATGCCCGCGCTGGAACCGACGCTGGCGCCCCTCTTCGCAGAAGAAGTCGGCAAGACCTACCTGCCCTGGGCCAAGGCAAATGCCGCTGCGGCGCGGACCGGCGCAGGACAATTCTCCGCGACGCTGGAAAGCGGCGCCTTCGAGCAATCGACCCAGAAGCACGCCGCCGAAGCCTTCAATGCGGTGGACAGGTATGTCAGCCGCACACTGAAGGACTCCCGGACGCTGGAAGTGTTCCTTGGCGAGACGCATTGCCTCGAAGTTTTCCGGCATGCCGAAAAAAT